Below is a window of Struthio camelus isolate bStrCam1 chromosome 14, bStrCam1.hap1, whole genome shotgun sequence DNA.
CAGGAAGATCCTACCCAGCTGGTGACAAGTAGACTCAAAAGTTCCCACTGGAAGGCAGCTACCACCCCCTTGGGGGGGGCTCTCCTCTGAGCACCCAGCCACAGCAAAACCCATAAAAGATGGCTGTCACCCCATGCAGTCCTACCCCGCCCAAGAGCCAAGTCCTGAAATGGGATGGTACCTTCTCCATCTGACAAGTAGTTGTACCAGAAGACAGCAGTGCCTTGCTGAGGTTTCACTCGCAAATTGCCCTTATCACAATTTTTCCGAGTATCTCGCAGGTCAACATCATTCTGGATCAGAGACTGAcgaaaaacacagagaagggaTGGTAAACAGGGCTAGAAGAAAGTGCGCAGACTGTACTGCCTCCACTGCCAGTCGTCATCCTGCCCTCTGCCTGAACGCTCCGTGGGAACAGCTCTAGGCACTGGGCAGGACGGGGCTTTCACAACCCATCTGGAGCAGCCAATTTCAGCCCCCTGGAAGCCCATGACTGGTTCTGAGCAGCTCCCCTTTCCTTAAATCATGGTTTGGCAGGAGCACAATATGCTGGCCAAGACTTAGCCTGAGAAAACCTACCCAGATACAAGCAAGCAGGAGCTGCATTATGGCAGCAAGGGCTTCTCACACATCTCTGAGCAGTGAAAGCTGCAGTTGTCAAAGCCCTGCACATCTTCCCTTGGTCTCTGAGCGAAAGACAGTACGCAGAGCACAGCTTTCCTATGTTCTAGCTGAAAAGGCTAGCGTCTGCCAACCTCACCCTCCAAACCCTTTTTGCAGCCACAGTGAACAAAGAGATTTAGAGAAGCGCTCAAAGTCAGGAAACAGTGAAGTCCCCAGGGATAACAAGTAGGAGAGTCATTTACCATTTCTTCGTATGTCCTGTTATCAGCTATAGGAAAGACTGTTTCGCCTCCCCCAGTCACATTGTTCAGGTAGAACAGCACTGTCACGTAGCTGTAAGAGAGAGCACGGAGTGGCTATCAGGGGACACCACTGGAACAACAGGAGATGTGTGGCAACCGTCCATATCCTGCCCCTCCATCATACATACAGTGGTAACTCCCAGACATCACAAGACACATGGTTTACATCAGCTTTTCTCCAATGCCAAGACAAGGACAACAAAGAAAATCTCCACTCGCAATGCTGACAGTGCAATTCTGGCCTCTGGTGGGGACAGCCCAGCAGCTTGGCAGAACCAGCGTGCTTGGCTCTTCTCACTGGCCTGCAGACCCGCAGGATTCGCTCACTTCTCCCTTCACACCCATTTAAGCCAGCAATCTCCAGAGCCGGTTTCTGAGCCTGCAACCTGAGCACTAAGTCCCCCGCATAAGGTGAGGTGAACCGGCTCTCCACACCTTTCTGTTAGTGTGTTCCAGATAAGTTAATAAAAAACTTTCTTCCGAACGACCGCTGCAACGCCCCGGCCAGGCATGCAGCACAACCCCAAGGTTTCAAGGCAGGACTTACCGGCACGAGGTCTCAAAGGGAGCACTTTCATTGGCGACCAGTTTGGTGTGGCTGCAGGCAGTCTCGGGGAACACAGGGCCACTGTCCATGTGGGCATGGTAGTGCCCTCCTTGGTCATACCGCACAACCTGGAGGGGCTCGCTGTGCTCCACAATCTCTGGGGGCAAGCGAGTCAGGCGCATTACCCTGGGGAAGAGGAGAGTAGAACAGGTGAGGAGAAAGCACTGTTACCCTGGTCAGCCTCTACTCCCAAGCACCGAACAAATCCAGAGAAAGATAACCCCCTTCCCCAACAGACCGGACAGACGGATGGGCTGCAGCAAGCATGCCAGGAGATAACTAGGTCCTTACAGATCTGTTGGACCATCAGCATCAGCTCAGAAACTCCTCGTCAAggttaataaaaaacaaaaacgaagGGTGCATCTCCAGCAGGACTGCTCTCAGGAAGGCTGCTTGCTCAGAAAGATCCCTTCTGTGTGTGTCCCTGGAGCCTTCATGTGCCATCTCATTGCTTCTCAGGACTCCTGCACACCACCTACAGACCTCGGGGACAGTTAGCAAAGCAAAGGGCTCCTGCTGAGAGTGAAGGAGAGACTAGCTCTAGGAATATTCTTGTCACCTAACTCACCTTTCCCTGTTGCCGTTTCAACAGCCTCCCCCCAGGGCAGAGGGGCATGGGAAGTGATCAAGGAGATGGGAGCCCTCCTGCTCTGGGATTTTTCCGCTGCTACATCTGAGATCATCCCCAAGGCAAGCAGGTACCTCTCGAGACCTGCCAAAGAACACTTAGAGCTCTGAGAATCCAGACAGCTGAAGCCCTGGGGACAGGCACAAGGCGGGTGCAGCACTGAATCAGGGTGGCGGAGCCCATCCAGGCACCGCATGGTCCCATGGAGGACTTTAAGAGCCTCCTTCAGCATCAAGTTTCCACTTCCACAGAGGCGTTCTAGCAGTGACAAACCAAAGAGCGTAAAAGCAACATGCTGATGCTTGTGGGCCCTGGCTAGCTGGCACAGAGCCGGTGGCACCCACTGTCTCTGCTCTAATCAAGGCAACGTGTGACCCCGTTCTCCCTCTGGAATGCACTGAAGAAAAGGAGCGGCCAAGAGCCATTTTCGAACCTCGGGACAGATTTTTACCCACCCATGTCCTGGGCGAGGACCAGCACCACAAGAACAAGAGAGTCCCCAGCCAATTATCTGAAACTCACCACAGCTAAACGATTTGGCCTGGGTGCTGGTTTTCAACTCTTCCCAATAACCAAATCCAAGATGAAGGGAAAGATGAAAGGCTCTCCCATCTGCTGTGAGGCGCCCTGTTAGACGTGTGCTCAGAGGATTACACTAACTCAGCTTACTTGAGATAAAATCATGCTTGTTAAAAAGTCAGTTCTGAACAGCTAAGACAGACTTCAGTGAAATGCATGAGTAGCTAAAGCAAATGACAGTAACTACTGGCACCCAGACAGCATTGGAAATGAACAGTTTCTCCCAGTAAGCTTTTTTACTAATTGGAATGAATTGCATCAAATAATGCCAAGTCTTCTTGGTTTTAGTAGGCTGTTCCCAAAAGTGAATGGAGATGTTGAAAggtttgattttttccccccttttccatGGGACAATACAAATTCTTGTTCTAATGAGAACCTCCTCTCCCCATTTCATGCCTGCGCTCAGTGCTCTTTATACTCCAAAGGCTTTCACGCAATTAggaaatgtaaatattaacaaGTCTCCCACTACATCTCCCAGCACAGGTGGCCTTTGTGCCTGCACCAGCCCTCCTGCCCCTCGGCCGCTTGGCCGGAGCCCTTACCTTTGCCGTATGCCTCGCATGACCTGGTGCGCCCCCTCGCCCTGGTACAGCCAGGTGTGCTGGCTGTTCCGCACCAAGTCACTCATCTTCACTTTCTGGCTTCCCATGTACTTGTGGAAATCACGGATGTTCAATTGTTTGAACTCCTCCAAACTCAGCACACCTACAGGAAGGGAACAAAAGCGGGCTGGCTCTTGTGCAGCTGCCCATAGGTAATGGTTTTTCGTGTCCGGCACTCAGAGTCATCAGCTGAGGGCACTGCTGAAATTGCCTTCCTCAAACAAGCACCCGTAAGTGCCCACCACTGTAGGCACAAGAGTACAGACCCCAGCAATGCCTTTAGGTGAGTGGAGGGCATACAGCAACCTGCAGAagtgagccttcagctgcagGGGACACTCAGCATTAGGAcagagaaaatacaatttttagcTTTCTAAAGCTCCTAAAACACAAACCAATCcatctgaaaagagaaataactaCTACAGTTCTAACACATGCAACGTTGTAGCTAAATATCTGAGTATGCTGACTTCTCAGAGGGTCTTGTTACTTTTAAACATGCCTTTTTAAGTATCTAAGTAGAGTGGGACACCTCTGTCCACATTTTCTGCAAGACCTTTTAGGGTTATTCtaaaaaaagcaaacccaaatCAACAAGCAGGAGGTTCTGCAtttgtataattaaaaaatatgagaGAGAAATACAACAGAGAATGATCCGGCATAAATAAGAGTAACAGAAAAGTGAGAGGTAAAAAGGGGCTTTTGCTAGAACGGGTATTTCTTGTTTGCACTGAACTGTACTTGGCAAGGGATGGATTTTTGCCTCTGTCAGCTTCAGAGAAATCCTCACCCTTTGCTCTTTCCCCGTTCTGGAGAAGAAGGAAAGTCTGTCATTGGGGACCAGATCCCCGAGACCAGAGCAGGCAGAGCgctgcactgggcagcccagcagcGAGCACACATCGACACCTCACAACATGTTTAACTCCAGACTGGAAGAACAAAGCGCCTGCAGGACCCAGTGCCCAGGCAGCAACTCCCCAGACTGCGAGTGGAGCTCGCTCTGGCAGTAAATACACTGCTGCTGCGATGCCAGGgctgcttcctgggcacagagcaccctcaggcaggagggaggaaagagcagTCGCCGAGGTCAGCCTAGGACACTTCCCCAGGTATCGGCACTCATGACCAAATTATTCACCGTTATTATTTCTAGCTCCCTGCTCACATCTCCCTGTCCCCACTTCCCCTTACTCCCCATGGTCTTTGATGACGTAGTGCCACATCCAGGTTGTGACCTGGCCACTCGGTGTCATGAACCAAAGTAACAATGGAGGGAAGCAGCACTCTGGAAGCAAGGTCCTGCCAAGAGCACTTCAACAGGACTTTTCATTTGTTAATGTCCAGAATGGTGGAAAAGCCACTGACAACTCAGTCATCCGCTCCTATCCCTGCCAAGAACGCCATCAACTCGGAGGAGCGAGACATCGGGTGCCCTCCGGATATTTAGGCATTCACATGGGTACTGCTTTGACTCCAAAGCAGCTCCTctcaggcagctctccacgccGGGCCGCTGGAAGAGTGTGTGCACAGCCTGTGTGTTCACTTAATTTGATTAGGAAATGGAGAGTCGCTTAATTGAGGACACTCTAATTAGAGCAGCAGAGGTTAGAGCGCACGTCCAGGCCAGCGGGAGCCCTTGGGAGACCAGCGGAAGGAGGAGCGGAAGCGTCCGCTTGGGACACAGTTTCTGCAGCGGCAGAGAGGGAGGGCAGCACCAAAAGCTGATCAACAAGACCACATCCACCTCGTCTGCCCTCCCCTACCCAGCCAGTGAAGTTCACGGCAGCTCTCCCAGCCCGCTGCAGAGGTCTCCCTGAAAACGAGGGGTGAGTGGAGGGAGAAGCAGGAGTGGACCTGCTTTAAACCTGCAGCCCAAGTAACGGGAGCTACAGCGTCAGAGACGGCACGGCCTCACACGCCATCAGATCAGAAGTGCACCTTGAATATCCTGTTATGGCAGGGCGCAAATTAAAGCAGGCCTGACATGGACTCACGCAGGGAAAAGGGAACGCAGAACTGCGTTTCTGCACGATCCACACTCCTCAACAGGCAGGGGGGACTAGTCTACCTCTAGGACTGGTGAGGCAGGGGTGGGAGGTTTTTGCTGaatttgcttttctctgaagGCCTCTAAGGCAGCattattttgctttgaagaaCACATCTAGCAAAACCGGCCTGGGCCCAGACGTGTCTCCTGCTCTTCCCTGCGGCGCCGTGTGAGGCGTCTGGTGTGCTGAGGACAAAGCCATCCTCACAGAGCTACTCTTACCATTCCCATCAGGATCAGCCTTGACTGCAGTGTACATCTCCCGGATGTTCTCGGGGGTCATCCACCTGCCGTTCCCAAGGCGGGTGTGCGTCAGCACCTGAAATTCAGAATTGGATTAACACTGGGCACTAGTTTCTAGCACTAATGACTCCCTGCTTGAGGCCTGGCAGAGTCTCCTCCGAGGAACAGCAGCCAGCCAGACTTCAGCAGGTTTCTGCAGAAAGATTTGAGTGGGAATCATTTGGCAACCACACCTACAAAGACCTGTGCTGTTATTTCCAGTTTAGGCCATGGCAATTGCCTGCTGGGACCCAGTTAACCCGTCCTCGACAAAGAGGGCACAGTTCTTTCTTTTGAAGGGAAAGTCAAACTACTGATTAGAGAAGCGAATGCTTTTACTTATCTGAGAGAAGGCCTTGGAATGAAATGCTCCCTCTCCAAAAGGACACAGAAATACAGTATGCTGGAGAGCTCTTCGTAGGCCCTGGCCTCCAGAGACAGGAGCCTTGCACTGAGTTGTCCCTGGTGCCAGTTCCCCACGCTGCCACAATGTTTGTTGCCTACACAACAGTCTGTGTGTGTCTCCAGCCTCACCTGAAATGGGAGCCTAGGAAGCGAATCCTTGAATTGCCAGGGCTTACCCCGATCTATCTTGCTGTACAGGACAAGGGTGCTGAGAGCTGCGTACAGGGTGCTCATCCCAGGCTCATTAACCTGGGTGACTCTGCTGATATCTTGACAATTGTGGGAAGGCACAGTCCGCTCTGCCACAGGCTTCGCAAAACAGTGCCTACAGCCCTACAAACTCACTTCACTAAGACACCTAGCAAGAAGAAATCCACAGCGTATGGAACATTTTACCCCGCATATCTGAAACACACATTTCCTGGCAAGGGCTATTGCTTCCTCCCGGCAGGATCACAACCGCTGCACATTTTCCCAGAAATTTCCCTTCCATGCTGAAGTCCAGCACAAGACTCGAACCATAAAATTGAGGCAATACTTATCAGTATACACTGGGGTCTGGCCTGCTCAAACACATGAGTGATCAAGAGCCCACATGAGGAGGAGCACAGCCAGAGGAaacctccccagctctgctgccctgctctctACCTCTTTGAGTTGCAGCTGCCCGTCCTGATTGTGGTCCAGCAGATTGAAAATGTCCATCTGGCTGATTTCTATCATTTCCATGGCTTCCTCGTAGTCATCCGTTGGTAGGATCTGGCTCTTCTGCAGCCCCTTCAGCTGTGCCAGATGGATGATCAGCTTGCATTCGTCCTCTGTCAGGAAGTCTGGAATTTCTGCAGCAAAAGCGTGAGCAGCAACAGAGACTAAGGCAACTGTTACAGGGAAACTCCTCGCCAATGGCAGGCCGctcgaaattaaaaaaaaaaaaaaaaaaaggaaaaatttagaaaattcCCAACAAGTCAGGGGGATGAGACGTTCAAGCACGTCCACCCTTCTACCAGTAGAGTTCTAAAAGAGCGCACACCACACAGCTTAGCTGCTGGAGGCAAGTATTTTTACAGTAGCAGTTCTTAAACACTTGGATCCACAGGTCACAATAAACCCTTAAACTTTCTTGCAGATCTCCACAATAGCCACGGGAGTGAACAAACAAGTGCAAATAACTGCATATTATCACTTCAAAGGGTTACACGTGGATCACAGTCTGGGCACTGCTGCTCCACAGGAAGGTAGGCCAAAAACCTTTACAGTGGGAAATGGTTACAGTGGCCAGGGTTTCAGGCTTCCTTGCTCTCGTGTGGAGAAGACAGCATATAGCACAGACCCAAACACCTTGCCAGGAAAGCTGGCACAAACGGTGCTCTACTATGAAACTCAAACTGCATGGAGACAACTTCCAAACTTATTCCCACTAGTTCCCTTGATCCCCCATCAAAAATAGTCTTCAGACGTCTAGGAAAGGGGAACACACTGCACGTTCTGGATGTCGTGCTCCATCCCCAGGTAGCACACCAACAACGCTACCTCTCCTCTGCAGCCCAACAGCAGCAACCAGGCAATACCATGATCCCAAGCAAATTTAAATTTGGAGAAATCCACCAATGACTATGAGGCTAAGAGATTTCTAGCTGCATGCTGCGCTGGATACACAATCGCACTTGCAAAATGCTGGCGAGGTCCCATACTACAGTCCAGCTACATTGTGGTACAGCAGGTTGAACACATCCTCTGGCCGATTTCTGTTATTGCTACAGCAATATCTCATTATCATCTGTTGAGACTTTTGAAGAAGAGGGAAGGAACAACCATCAGTGCAGGGCAGATTTAAGCGTTCTTAGGCCTAAAGCCCCAATCCCCAAATCACAGCTCCCTAGCGTTTCTGCAGGTATGCGCCAAGGACACGTTATATCCTAAGCA
It encodes the following:
- the P4HTM gene encoding transmembrane prolyl 4-hydroxylase, with protein sequence MAAAAAAAARAEGPPLPGPPGGRPRPVCSRPYFLVLMVFAHLYVLNVLGLLLFVHLSAGEPGGPPPAAAAAPPPPPPPPPARALPRLEGIKVGHTQRVELVPGRAHAVRTLSLKPLLFEIPDFLTEDECKLIIHLAQLKGLQKSQILPTDDYEEAMEMIEISQMDIFNLLDHNQDGQLQLKEVLTHTRLGNGRWMTPENIREMYTAVKADPDGNGVLSLEEFKQLNIRDFHKYMGSQKVKMSDLVRNSQHTWLYQGEGAHQVMRGIRQRVMRLTRLPPEIVEHSEPLQVVRYDQGGHYHAHMDSGPVFPETACSHTKLVANESAPFETSCRYVTVLFYLNNVTGGGETVFPIADNRTYEEMSLIQNDVDLRDTRKNCDKGNLRVKPQQGTAVFWYNYLSDGEGWVGELDDFALHGGCLVTQGTKWIANNWINVDPNRRRQLRFEQEMARYAGAGAGAGAGAGAPGEWTVDKAYSGVHVEL